A portion of the Fibrobacter sp. UWH6 genome contains these proteins:
- a CDS encoding putative nucleotide-diphospho-sugar transferase, whose product MKVLYVLVSDDHDFYYEQAVASIISLKHVKPAASISLLVDDKTDKNLVGARVSIKQFIDEYNVVELDSQMSPMIRSRYLKTSMREHVEGDFLYVDVDTVWAEPYDESDFIKDIMAVPDGHIELKEHSCKDFIYDQIEKASFSPPAKWYINSGVLFVRDSQYTRHFFAKWHEYWKKSCLNTVCIDQPALNQVNSDLGNTISLLPDSYNSQIGRCIKTLASAKIIHYFSSWESIASFKPSYKFLKKDFLLKVRSNPYDEDCLNSIYHPKEAFDDITFIVNKEMTQFWESKLCVDLLRLEQSDNSADERLFKILRWCTKNIPKWYYRIIPYLYPFYRVFKR is encoded by the coding sequence AGTTTTGTATGTTCTCGTGAGCGATGATCATGATTTTTACTACGAACAAGCGGTTGCCTCGATTATTTCGTTGAAGCATGTGAAACCAGCTGCCTCTATTTCTTTGCTAGTTGATGATAAAACCGATAAAAACCTTGTTGGTGCTCGAGTTTCTATAAAACAATTTATAGACGAGTATAATGTTGTTGAATTAGATTCTCAAATGAGTCCAATGATTCGTTCACGCTATTTGAAGACGTCTATGCGTGAACATGTAGAGGGAGATTTCCTTTATGTTGATGTTGATACAGTGTGGGCTGAACCTTATGACGAATCTGATTTTATCAAGGATATAATGGCCGTTCCTGATGGCCATATAGAGTTGAAAGAGCATTCTTGTAAAGACTTTATATATGACCAAATAGAAAAGGCTTCTTTTTCTCCACCTGCTAAGTGGTACATAAATAGTGGAGTTCTATTTGTTCGAGACTCCCAATATACTAGACATTTTTTTGCTAAATGGCATGAATATTGGAAAAAATCATGTTTGAATACAGTCTGTATAGATCAACCGGCTTTGAATCAGGTAAATAGTGATTTGGGGAATACTATTTCGTTGTTGCCGGATAGCTATAATAGTCAAATAGGAAGATGCATAAAAACACTAGCTTCTGCTAAAATAATCCATTATTTTTCATCATGGGAGTCTATAGCTTCATTTAAGCCGTCGTACAAATTTTTGAAAAAAGATTTTTTGTTAAAAGTACGCAGCAATCCTTATGATGAAGATTGTTTGAATAGTATATATCATCCTAAAGAGGCCTTTGATGATATAACGTTCATTGTTAATAAAGAGATGACTCAGTTTTGGGAATCTAAGTTATGTGTAGATTTGCTTCGATTGGAACAGTCGGATAATTCCGCTGATGAGAGACTTTTTAAAATTTTGCGGTGGTGTACTAAAAATATTCCCAAATGGTATTATAGAATAATTCCCTATTTATACCCTTTTTATCGAGTCTTTAAACGATGA